GCGTCGGCCCGGTCGCGGCAGGTTCCCGGATACGGCGTTTCGTCCCCGGGTTGCTGCGGGGCGCTCGCCGCCGCCGCGACATCCTTCCTCGAGCAGAAACACGGGTAGACATGCCCCGAGGATCTCAGCCGCTCCAGCGCGTCCCGATACCGATCGAACCTCGCGCTCTGAACGTACGGGGCGTACGGGCCGCCGACGTCGTACCCCTCGTCCCAGTCGAGGCCGAGCCAGCGGAGGTCCTCCGCGATCCGCTCCGCCGCCCCCGGGCGCACGCGCGGTCCGTCGAGGTCCTCGAGACGCATCACGAACGCCCCGCCCTGCGAGCGCGCCGAGAGCCAGGCCAGAAGCGCGGTGGAGGCGTTCCCGAGGTGAACCTCCCCCGTCGGGCTGGGGGCGTAACGACCGCGCGTCCCGGTCACTCGTCCCCCGCCGCCTCGAGGGGCCGGAGGAATAGCTGCGTGAAGACCAGGCGACGCTCGTCGACGTCCACGGCGACTCCCACCGCCGATCGGGTGAACTCCCGCGCGAGCACGTTCTCCCGGTGACCGGGACTGGTCATCCACTGCTTCACGGCCTCGGCCGTCGGGTCCTTGACGCGCACGTTCTGGGCGATGTTCTCCGCGACGAGCCGGTACGGAATCGACGCCGCCGTCACGCGTGCGGCCGGCCCCTCCCCTTCGGGGGAGCGGTGCGAGAAGTACCCCCGCTCGAGCATGTCCCTGCTGTGGGCCCGCGCGACGGCCGCGAGCCTCGCGTCGAACGCCAGCGCCGGCAGCCCGCGCACCTCGCGTTCGCGATTCAGCGCGTCGAAGGCGCTTCGCTCGATCGCCTCGACACCGGGAAGCTCGGGAGACGGTTCGACGAACAAGGCGACGATCACGACGGTTCCGTCGGCGGCCTTCGCGGTCGCGAATCCTGCACGCCTCCAGGAGGGATCGAGGGCCCGCTCCCAGCTCGGCCGGTACGCCCGCCAGTTGGCGACCGCAGCCGGTGCGTCGTCGGCGTACCCACCCTGCCAGGCGAGGTACACCCAGGCCCGGAGGAAGTCGCCGATCCCCGCGGACCGCAGCAGCTCCTCCGCGGTCGCCTTCGGCTCGAAGCGCCGTTCCTCCGGGAGGCCCGCCGCTTCCGCCGCCCGCGTGGCCGCAACGGCGTCGAGCTCCCGGACGCGCTCGACGTGGGGAACCCCCGCCCCCGCCCGGGCCGCATTGACCTCGCGCTCGAGCGTCGCGGGGACGTCGGGCGAGGGGACGGTCCCCGCGAGCGCGAGAAAAAACGCCAGCATCACGCCCCAAGGATCGCATTGCCGGGGGTCGGCTTGCATCCCCGAAGACCGACCCCATATTGCCCGCATGCGTAGACAAGGTGGCGGATTCGGCACGGTCATCCTGCTCGTCGTGGTGGCGGTGGTGCTCTTCCTCGTCGCCCGCAATTGGAAGTCCGTCGCTCCGACGGCGATGGAGATCCACGACCGCAACGAACGGCGCGCGGGCGCCGGCTCGGAGTACGTGCCGGAGAAGGTGGAAGCCCCCTCCGGTGGGAAGTCCGAGGACGCGTGGACCCCCGCGCCCCCGGTCAATCCGAGCCTGGGCGCGATGGAGAGCCGCACGTCGGCGCACACGCAGGCGGTGGACGAGGCGCTCAAGCAGTCGCAGTAGCTAGAATGCGGCTCCTTCTCACGAGGAGCCCTTCATGGCGCACAACGGCATCGTCCACGTCCCCGTCCCGCGCAACGAACCCGTCCTCGGCTACGTCCCCGGAAGTCCCGAGCGCCGTGCGCTGAAGGCGGAAGCCGCGCGCCTCGCCGCGCGCGAGATCGAGATCGCTCCGGTGATCGGCGGGCGGCGCGTGCGCACGGGAGCGATCGCCAAGTCGGTGATGCCGCACGACCACGGGCACGTCCTCGCGACGTGGCACAAGGCCGGGAGGAAAGAGGTCGAGCGCGCCGTGGCCGCGGCCCGCGCCGCCTTCCCCGCCTGGTCCCGGATGCCGTGGGACCAGCGGGCCGCGATCTTCCTCAAGGCGGCCGATCTGCTCGCCGGCCCGTGGCGTCCGAAGCTCAACGCCGCGACGATGCTCGGCCAGTCGAAGACGTGCCACCAGGCCGAAATCGACGCCGCCTGTGAGCTGATCGACTTCTTCCGCTTCAACGTCCACTACATGCAGCAGATCTACGGCGAGCAGCCCTCGTCGGTGCCGGGGATGTGGAACACGCTCGAGTACCGGCCTCTCGAGGGGTTCGTCTTCGCGGTGACGCCGTTCAACTTCACGAGCATCGCCGGGAACCTCCCGACGGCCCCCGCGATGCTCGGGAACTGCGTCTTGTGGAAGCCGGCGTCGTCCGCCGTCTACTCGGCGCACTTCATCCTGGAGCTGCTCGAGGAGGCCGGGCTGCCCCCCGGCGTGATCAACTTCCTGCCGGGCTCCGCCGGCGAGGTCGGCGATCCCGCGCTCGCGAGCCCCGAGCTCGCGGGGATCCACTTCACCGGATCGACCTCGGTCTTCCAGGCGATGTGGGAGACGGTCGGCGGGAACATCCGCCGGTACCGCGGCTATCCGCGAATCGTCGGCGAAACGGGGGGGAAGGATTTCGTCTTCGCCCATCCGTCTGCGGACGTCCCGGCGCTCGCGACGGCGCTGGTGCGGGGCGCGTTCGAATACCAGGGGCAGAAGTGCTCCGCCGCCTCGCGGGCGTACATCCCGAAGTCGATCTGGCCGAGGGTGCAGAA
The window above is part of the Candidatus Polarisedimenticolaceae bacterium genome. Proteins encoded here:
- the pruA gene encoding L-glutamate gamma-semialdehyde dehydrogenase, coding for MAHNGIVHVPVPRNEPVLGYVPGSPERRALKAEAARLAAREIEIAPVIGGRRVRTGAIAKSVMPHDHGHVLATWHKAGRKEVERAVAAARAAFPAWSRMPWDQRAAIFLKAADLLAGPWRPKLNAATMLGQSKTCHQAEIDAACELIDFFRFNVHYMQQIYGEQPSSVPGMWNTLEYRPLEGFVFAVTPFNFTSIAGNLPTAPAMLGNCVLWKPASSAVYSAHFILELLEEAGLPPGVINFLPGSAGEVGDPALASPELAGIHFTGSTSVFQAMWETVGGNIRRYRGYPRIVGETGGKDFVFAHPSADVPALATALVRGAFEYQGQKCSAASRAYIPKSIWPRVQKAMLSQIAEIRMGDPSDFTNFMGAVIDRGAYQTIKGYIDHAKRSKDAKIVAGGGCDARKGYFIEPTVVLAKRPDFKLMREEIFGPVLTVYVYADKDLDKTMELCDRGSAYALTGAIFSQDRQAIVHMAQALTHAAGNFYVNDKPTGAVVGQQPFGGGRASGTNDKAGSYLNLVRWVSARAIKETFDPPKHFAYPFLQRD
- a CDS encoding CAP domain-containing protein, with product MLAFFLALAGTVPSPDVPATLEREVNAARAGAGVPHVERVRELDAVAATRAAEAAGLPEERRFEPKATAEELLRSAGIGDFLRAWVYLAWQGGYADDAPAAVANWRAYRPSWERALDPSWRRAGFATAKAADGTVVIVALFVEPSPELPGVEAIERSAFDALNREREVRGLPALAFDARLAAVARAHSRDMLERGYFSHRSPEGEGPAARVTAASIPYRLVAENIAQNVRVKDPTAEAVKQWMTSPGHRENVLAREFTRSAVGVAVDVDERRLVFTQLFLRPLEAAGDE